From Coffea arabica cultivar ET-39 chromosome 2e, Coffea Arabica ET-39 HiFi, whole genome shotgun sequence, the proteins below share one genomic window:
- the LOC113732720 gene encoding uncharacterized protein: MEGGNNGNEDPAMPHQVITYQEGPGGPFRRWEPGHQIRPCDCWRTYLYPDRVVLAIDDERRRLAGANRRARIEIQRMRGIVRMQADRIQELQEDILMEQERTNAYREQLQAVNGRLTRVVREVNDRARSIIDECGALLHEVIDTNVPVGGQGDGARREGDAASSAHENESTGSVVD, translated from the coding sequence ATGGAAGGAGGGAACAATGGTAATGAGGATCCAGCGATGCCACATCAAGTTATCACTTATCAAGAGGGACCTGGAGGACCTTTCCGGCGTTGGGAACCTGGACATCAGATTCGACCCTGTGACTGTTGGAGGACCTACTTGTATCCTGATCGAGTGGTCCTAGCCATAGATGATGAGAGGAGGAGGTTAGCTGGAGCCAACCGTAGGGCTCGGATTGAGATTCAGAGGATGAGAGGCATCGTGAGGATGCAGGCTGATAGGATTCAGGAGCTCCAAGAGGACATATTGATGGAGCAAGAGAGGACAAATGCTTATAGAGAGCAGCTGCAGGCAGTTAATGGCCGCCTCACTAGGGTGGTTAGAGAGGTCAATGACCGAGCTAGGAGTATTATCGACGAGTGTGGAGCGCTACTCCATGAGGTGATCGATACTAATGTACCTGTGGGAGGCCAGGGCGATGGAGCCCGTAGAGAGGGAGATGCAGCTAGTTCTGCTCATGAGAACGAGTCTACTGGCTCTGTTGTGGACTAG